The Streptomyces sp. NBC_00286 nucleotide sequence ACAGGATGTTCACCACGGTCAGCTCAGCTCCCCCGGCACACGATCAACGCCAGGCTACAGAAGCCGTCGAAGTGCCCAACCGATGAGCGCTCACACACCAAAGGAGGGGGCGACGCAGTCGCCCCCTCCATGCTCCACGCCGCCCTCTACGGCGACGAGGACCAAGCCGTGATCCTCACCTACGCGTGGGACCGCCTCCTGATCGACCCGGTACCGGGCCCCGAGGACCGGACAACTTCACCAGCCTCGAACCGATGACTCTGGCCGTGTGGGCAGTGCCGGCCAATGCCCACCCGATCGCTCCGGCAGGCTCCACCCTCCCCCGCCTTGCGACAGAGCTCCCACACACCTTCGCGCTGATCGACCCGCACCACGGCGCCGAAGGCATCACCCGCCAACTCGAAGAACTCGTCAGCCACTTGTCGCCAGCGTCGATCGATCTCCTGGACGTCGATCAATTCGAGGCCGAAGCCCGAGGCCGCGGAGTCACTCACACGGCCCTCCGCCGCATCGCCGACGTCGTCACTCGATCAGTGGCCACGCTGAAAGAACTCACTATCCGGGCTATTCGCGTTTCGCAGCGTTTGCATCATGTGTTCGACTTCCCTTGCCGCTGCCCAAGTCGGCCTATTCTCCTGATCCGATCGCCTACCGCTAAAGGCCGACAGGTGCTCCCAGTCGATCCCATATACGGCCTCCTCCGCTGTCTCGAAACCGTCAAAATGAGGAGCATCCGGGATAGCGCGGTAGTAGTCGATAATCTCTTTCATTTCTGCCGCGGACGAAACCGGCCCCTCGTGCGGCTGCGACCAGTCATCAATGGCATCTTTGGCGTATTCGTAGCGCACTGACTCAAGTGTCTCCAGGGCCTCTTCGACTTCCGCCCCTGGAGCATAGTGCTCCACATTAAGTAGCACACGCTCAGCCTCATCGATCAGTGTCCAATCACTGATGTCCGCCAAAGCCCACTCAATAGCAGAGGTGACGGCGTCAGCGAAGGCATGTCGACCTTCCGGCGTTTCATCCTCGTCGAGAATCTGCAGCAACGCGTTATAGTCCACCGCCCCGTTCGCTGCATTCATCCTCTCCTTATTCTCAGCAACCGCTTCAAGTCCCATGCCACGGATTACGGCAGAGCCGACATCTCGCCCAATCTCCAAGTACACCCAAGCTCGCCGGGCAAAGTCGATAACTGGCGCCCCTCGACGACTATGAGCGTCAAACGGTATAGCGCGAAATGCAGTAACCGCAGCCTCCTCCAACTCACGTTTGAGCTCCTTGTACGTCGAGAGCATGGGGCCATTGCCGGGGGCTGGAAATTGCAGCCACAGAGCCTCAAATTGCTCGTAATATCTGACGAGGCTCATTAGCGAGACGAGCTCTGCACTATCGGATTGAATGAGGTTAACGAAATAGTCGCGCACAGACGGATTATGGAAGCCTACATGGATTTCCCCAAGCCTCTGCGATGTTTTAAGCATGGTGCCGTCTAGAATACTCAGCGTCTTTTTGAGGTCACGCAGAGACTCCCCGTACATCCCCCAAAGATCCTGCAAATCCTTGAGTCGAATATTGGCGAGGAATGAAAATATGACCTTCAACAACTTTACGTCGGTGTCGCTGAGCTGGTGCGTGACTATATGGTCCCAGAGTCGATGGGGATCTTCCAGATTGGCAAGGATATCGCTGGGCGCCAGGTCGGGCTGGTCCGAAAGTAGCTCCGCCTCAGCAAGTGTTGCGGCCACGATCCGAGGATTGAAGTTGCGATGCTCGATGATGGGTCGGTAAATCTCCGGAGATGCAAACGATGCCTTGACGCTCGCGGGCAACGGGGAATTGTAGACGTGATTATAGAGGATGGATGCACGGCACCGAAAGGTGTAGTTCTTTAGATCGAGAACATACATCTGCGGGTCGAACGAATGCCTGTCAAGCCTCTCGTACCGCTGTTTAGCCTGAGCCAGAATGTATTCACGCGTGGTCAGAATCAACCTCTTGCTAGGATCGCGTGCCACCCTCTTCATGAGTGACAGAAGGCGACCGTCCTCATTCTTTCCCAGCTTTTCATCCAGCGTTGTCTGTCCCAGAAAATCATCATAGTAATAGACCTGCTTCACTTCATCGTCCCAGATGTGATTCACTTCCTCTGCGTCTTCCGATATTTCAACCAGCTCATACCCATCCCTGAGGTACTGAGCGCACAAGATGTGGGCGAGTGTTGTCTTGCCGACCCCAGGTATGCCCGCAATCACGCAGACGCGCTTTGTCTCCAGAATCTCTAGCGCCCGTACGTAGCTTGGGTTAACCGCATAGGTGAGGAGCGTCTGTTCTAGCTCTCGAACCAGCGCTTGAGATCGAGTAACGATATTTTTAACGAGCAGCGAGTTCAGCACGGATGCACTCGTTAGCCATAGACGCAGGTGCCTACGCACAACAAGTTCATGCTTGCGCAGCAAAGCGTCTATCTCGTCCTTTCCGTAAATGTCGTCGGGAGATTTCACATACGGCTGCAGGGCAGCAAAAAGTTTATCTTTGGAGCCCCTCGTAAGCGTTAGAGAGGTGGCCAACACGTACCTCGCAGGGTTAAGATGAGCCACCTTGACGGACTCAACCTTGGTGACATGCTCCACGAGTTTGGCGCGCGTAGACCTGTGCCAATGTTTGCATTGAATTATTAGCGATGAGCCATCGGGGTAGGTATGACGCAGATCTACGCCACCGTCGGCGCCCGAGGTGAAGATTTCGAACCGGAGCCCAAATTCTTCCTCGAACACGTCTTTACAGACCGCTTCGAAGTCGAAGTCTGTCAGGCGGCTCAACTCGAACGTTTCCAACGCGTCCCCCTCACAATGAGAGGTCCCAGTATCAGCCCGAA carries:
- a CDS encoding ATP-binding protein, with amino-acid sequence METFELSRLTDFDFEAVCKDVFEEEFGLRFEIFTSGADGGVDLRHTYPDGSSLIIQCKHWHRSTRAKLVEHVTKVESVKVAHLNPARYVLATSLTLTRGSKDKLFAALQPYVKSPDDIYGKDEIDALLRKHELVVRRHLRLWLTSASVLNSLLVKNIVTRSQALVRELEQTLLTYAVNPSYVRALEILETKRVCVIAGIPGVGKTTLAHILCAQYLRDGYELVEISEDAEEVNHIWDDEVKQVYYYDDFLGQTTLDEKLGKNEDGRLLSLMKRVARDPSKRLILTTREYILAQAKQRYERLDRHSFDPQMYVLDLKNYTFRCRASILYNHVYNSPLPASVKASFASPEIYRPIIEHRNFNPRIVAATLAEAELLSDQPDLAPSDILANLEDPHRLWDHIVTHQLSDTDVKLLKVIFSFLANIRLKDLQDLWGMYGESLRDLKKTLSILDGTMLKTSQRLGEIHVGFHNPSVRDYFVNLIQSDSAELVSLMSLVRYYEQFEALWLQFPAPGNGPMLSTYKELKRELEEAAVTAFRAIPFDAHSRRGAPVIDFARRAWVYLEIGRDVGSAVIRGMGLEAVAENKERMNAANGAVDYNALLQILDEDETPEGRHAFADAVTSAIEWALADISDWTLIDEAERVLLNVEHYAPGAEVEEALETLESVRYEYAKDAIDDWSQPHEGPVSSAAEMKEIIDYYRAIPDAPHFDGFETAEEAVYGIDWEHLSAFSGRRSDQENRPTWAAAREVEHMMQTLRNANSPDSEFFQRGH